The nucleotide window CCCGGCCAGCTGACTGCCGCAAGCCCTGTTTTGATATCGTCGTCCGTTATATGATACCCCTTCGATCGCAAGCACTCAAGCGTGGTGATTGCCAGCGCCGCATTATTCGGCTGATATGTGCCGACGAGGGGCAGACGCAAATCGGTATAGGGCTTCATGTCAAACGTCACAGCGTCAAGCCCGAAGTCACGGACGGTCAGGCGTGTAAAGTCGGCCTTAATCAGACGGGCGTTTTTATCACGGCACGTCTGCTCAAAAACAGCCTCAACGGCCAGATCGCCGCCGTAGACAACAACGTCGCCGCCTTCTTTGATGATCCCGGCCTTCGCCTTAGCGATTTCCTCAAGTGTTGCGCCAAGCTCCGCCACATGATCCAGGCCGATGGCGGTGATAACGGCAACCTCCGGCGTGTCGATCACATTCGTGGAGTCGAGCTCGCCACCCATGCCAACCTCCAACACAACGAAATCGCATTGCTGCTCCTTAAAATACAGCATTGCCAACGCCGTGATGAGTTCAAATTCCGTCGGCGGGTCTGCCATCGCGTCGGCAAACGGACGGATAACGTCCGTCAGCCGCTCCAGCTCACTGTCAGCAATGTGCGCCCCGTTGACCTGCATCCGCTCATTAAACCGCAGGATGTACGGTGAGGTGTACAGACCTGTTTTATAGCCGGCTTTCCGAAGAACCGAAGAAAGGCATGCCGCCGTCGAGCCTTTGCCGTTCGTCCCGGCTATATGAATAAATTTTAAGGTCTTTTCCGGATTGCCAAGCGCTTCGAGAAGCGTTTTTGTCCTGTCGAGGCCGGGCTTGCTGCCCTGCCATTTGACACTGTGGATGTATTCGAGCGTTGATTCATAACTCATTTGATATCCTCCAAACCTTCACGGCTGTAACAAACCGGGTCTCACTGCTATGTCAAATATTTTTTGGCAAAGGGAATCCGGCGCAGCGCGACGACGATCAGCCAGCTTACCACAAAATCCAGCACTGCAATCAGCGGGACGGAGAAGGCAGCATTAAAAGATAGCGTTGTCAGCCCAAAGCTGTAAACGCGCTCGGTGACAAAGGCGTGAACAAGGTAAATCCCCAGTGTGCACGCGGCAAGACTTGTGATGCGCTTGACAGTTTTATCACCCAGACGCAGGCGAGGCACTGCTTTCTGAAACAACAGGAAAACGCCGACGCTTAAGAAGAACACCGGCAGGGACATAAAGTCGTACATCAGACCGTATGTGACCCCGCTGTCCTCCGAACGAAGCGCCGTGATAAAAACCGTCGCCCCCGCCCCAAGCAGGCCGAGCGCCGCCAAGGCGACTGTGGCGCGTCGGCTGACCGGATACGTCCCGAGATAATAACCGAGCAGAAAATAGCCCGCGTAACCGCCGATGACGCCAAGCGGTATCCTGTCTATAAGTTCTTTCACGGCTTCCGGTATCTGAAGAAGCATCAGCGCCGGTTTCAGAACAGAAAATAAAAAGAAGAGAATGATCGCATATAAAACGAGATTTTTGTCCCGTTTTTCGGTCACCGCGCGCAGAATCGGCACGGTGAGATAGAGGCCTATGAGCATCGGCAGAAACCAGAGGTGATAATGCCCCCGCGCAGCTGTTTCCAGAAAATCCAAAAGCGCCGTCGGTCCGACCGGCGCGCCGCGCCAGATAAAATCGACAAAGGCGTAAAAAAGCTCCCAAACAGCCCACGCGATGGTGATTTTTAAAAGGCGTCTCTTAAAGAGCTCTTTAAATGTGAATGGCTTGTCCGGATTTAAATTCATCGCCCCGCTGATCATGACGAAAACCGGAACGGCAAAGCGCGCCAAACCGTCATATACATTAAAGGCCTTCCAGGCCGTGCTGGCAACGGAAACGCTGTATTGGTTCGATGCGCTGACATGGATGATGATGACGGCAAAACATGAAATAATGCGCAGCAGGTCGATATAGAGAAGGCGGCCGTCTACCCGCTTGCGTTCTGTAGATTGTTCCAATTGTGTTAACCCCTCATTGGCATTACAAAGCTTTATCATTATAAACAGACAGGACCTGAATTTCAAGGCCGCAGGGTGCTTTATTATTATGTATTGTAGCTTATACCTATTTCAGGCGTTCTGCGATGTCTTCCTGCTGTATGGCGATAATCGTCTGATAATCGGTATACGTCACCATACCGGGGCGGGCGCCCGGCATTTTTTTAACGTGCTTGACAAGGGTGTAATCAACAGGTATTTTACCGCCGCCACGCCCCTGTGAAAACCATGCTGCCAGAGACGCTGCCTCTGAAAGTGTTTGGGCGTCCGGTACTGCCCCATGCGTTGAAATGACAACGTGCGAACCGGGGATTTTCTGCGCATGAAGCCAAACGTCGCTTTTAAAGGCCAAGGCGTGCGTCAGCGCCTCATTTTGGACGTTGTTGCGCCCAACAAAAATATCGAGACCCGACGACGATTTAAACTTCATCGGCGGCAGTGCAGTCGTCTTTTCTTTTTTGTTTGTTTTTTCCCGCTTAATATAACCTGTTAAAACAAGCTCACGCCGGATTTCCTGAAGTTCGCGCTCGGAGGCGGCGCGTTTGAGCTCGTCAAGAACGGTTTTCAGGTATAAGAGTTCCGTGTCGCCCTGCACTATCTGCCCCGTCAGAACCTTTTCGGCATTTTTCGCCTTTTGATAATCCCGGTAATAACGCGCCGCGTTTTGCTGCGGTGTCTTTCGCGGGTCAAGCGGAATGTTAACCGTCCGCCCATCCGGCGCGTAAAAGTCCACTACTGTCACACTTTCGTCGCCTTTTTGGACGGCATAAAGGTTCGCCGTTATCAGATCACCGAGTTCACGCAGACGCTCGCGGCCTTCTGTTTTCTTGAGTTCTTCCCGCTGGAGCGCCAATTTGCGGACGAGGCGCTCATACGCCGTCGCGGCTGTTTTATGGAGGGTTTGCGCGCGCCGCGTCAGACGTTCGGCCTGAGACCGGCGCGTATAAAACGTCTCGAGCAGCTCGGAAAAGCCCGCCATTTGGCGCATTGTCGCCACATCGCCATATTGGCTAATTGCCGTGTAGGAGAACTCCAGCATCCTGCCGTCGCGCCCGACAACGAGAACCGGCGTAAAATGCCCCGCCGCAATAGCAGCTGTCAGCGCGGCAAAAGACGCGAAAAGCAATTTGCCCCCGTCCCAGTCTGTGACAGCGCCGAGACGCTTGTCCGTTTCACCATAAGACCTGTTCACAAGCTCGCGCGCCACGAGCGGCGAGAGGCCGTGAAACGTTTGAACGAGCCAGACGTCGGCCTCTTTTTCTGGCGGTGAAGCCTTAAAAGCGGCAAAAAATGCGTCCCGCGTCATTGACAGCGGATCGCGTTTATCCTGCGTGGGCGGCAGGCTGTAATAGAGCCCCGGTAATACGGGCCGAACAGGAGACATTACGCCGTCAACACGCCGCAGGCAGTCTATGATGAGGCCGTCTCCGGTCGTCAGAATGATATTTGAGTGCCGTCCTATGAGTTCCAGAATCAAATGCTTTTCCACCGCTTCGCCAAGCGCGTCCGGCGCGTCAACCCGGAGATCGACGACGCGCTCCAACGGCGCCTGCGTCAGTGAAACAATTTTTGCCCCGGCTAGATGTTTGCGCAGCAGCATGCAGAACATTGGCGGTGCCGATGGGTTTTCAAACGAATACTCCGTAAGATGAACGCGCGCATCCTGCGCTCCAGCCGAGATGAGCAAACGGCGGGGCGCGCCATAGCCGCGCAGCGTGAGTAAAATCTGATCGCGCTCCGGTTGCTGGACTTTGTCGATTTTCAGGCCTGTTACGGCGTGCGCAAGCTCTGAACAGAGCGCCGTCAGGCAGAAAGCGTCAAGCGGCATCGCTATTCTCCCTCGCCGTTTTCAACGATGCGCGCAAACAAATCGTTGAGCCTTTTTGTTTCACCTTTGGCGTACAGATAGCCGAAAAGCGCCTCAAGCCCTGTGGCGGCGTGGTATTCCTCTTGCGTCGCCCCGCGCGGGATGGTGCGCACGCGGGTGTTACGGCCGCGTTTAAAAACGGCGGCCTCCGCCGCCGTCAGCTCCGGCATTATTTTTGCCACCGCCCGTGCCTGCGCCGGTGCGGCGACAAAACCGACAGAAGCCTTGTGCAGGCCATGCGCCGTCGCCCGGCCGCTTAAACACAGCCACGAGCGGATCATTAGGCTGTAGACGGCGTCACCCAGCTGTGCCAGACCAAGGGTCGACGTCTGATGCAATGCATCATCCGATAATTGAATTGACAGATAGTCCGTCATGCTAACCTTCTCTCTCTTTTTACGCCGTCGGCTCCGGCCGAAAGGCCACAATATTGAAGACGTTCCCCAAAATGATAATTATGCTGCAGATATAAATCCAGAGCATCAGGATAATAAACGACGCGAGCGACCCGTAAACAACGGGGTAGTTGACAGCCAAACCGATCATCCTGGAAAAGACAATGCTCACGCAAACGAGCAAAACAGCTGCAAGCGCGGCACCAGGCAGGCGATGTTTTCGTTTTGTCTCCTTCGGCGCCGTCACTCTGTAAACGAGATAAATCATCGTCAAAAGAAGCCCGAACAACAAGGCAAAGCGCAGCCACTGCCAAATATCCAGAAAAGCGCTTGTGCCGATGCTGCGCTCCAAATGCACCAAGAGCCATTCCCCGGAGACGATGACAAGGCCGGAGACGATGATCACGAGCAAAAAGCCGAGTGAAACAACAAAATTAAAGAGAAATCCCCAAAAGCCCGAAAAACGCGCGCGGCCCTGAATGTCGGCCATAATTTTCATCAGGGTGCCGAAGGCTGTTGCCGAAGACGTGAAGGTGACAAAAACGCCGATCAAAATCATCAACGCCGATTGATTCTGGCCGACATAGCGAAGATAGCCGGTGATGACGTTTTCAACGTCCTTCGGGATGAGCTCTTTTGACAGCCAGAGAAGCCGCTCATCTGTCATATGCAGTGTTGACATCACAGCCCAGATACAGATAAGCGCCGGGAATATGGATATGGTGATGAAATACGACATAGCGGCAGCAGAACGCGTGACGCGCTGCTTTGCAAAGATATCCGCCATCTCAACAACGACACGTTTAAAATGTTCCATGTGACACCTCGTTAAAAAAACAGGGCGAGCACGTTATTGCCCGCCCCGCATTTTCAATCACTGCGCTGCCTCACAGGTTATCTTATTTCGAGTTAAAAATCTTGAAAATCGTGTCGAAGGGGTCTTCCTCAACGACCGGCTCCGGCGCCGGTTTCGGCTCGACGGCTTCTTTTTTCTCGGAGGCTTCCGTGAAAAGCCCGGGCGTCTGAGCCGTCTTGTCAAAAACGGAGACAGGGGCAACGGCGCGTTCCGGTTGCTTTTCATCAAAACGCGTGGCGATAACGGTCACGCGGATTTCATCGTCCATCGTCTCGTCAAACGTTGCGCCGAAAATGATGTTAGCATCGGGATGGGCGGCCTCTTGGACGAGACAGGCGGCTGCCTCAACGTCCTCCAGACCGATATCGAGCGAACCGGTGATGTTGACGAGTACACCACGCGCGCCGTCGATCGAGGTCTCCATCAGAGGGCTTGAAACAGCAGCGCGGGCAGCGTCTTCCGCCTTGCCTTTTCCGGCGGCATGTCCGACGCCCATGTGGGCAAACCCGGCGTCCTTCATGATTGACGTGACATCGGCAAAGTCTAAGTTAATAAAGCCGGTATTTTTAATCAGCTCCGAAATGCTGACAACGGCCTGCTGCAGCACATCGTCGGCAATGGCAAAGGCGTTGGCAAACGTGAGCTTCTGGTCGGTTGCAAATTTGAGGCGGTCATTCGGAATGATGAGCAGTGAGTCGACCTTGCCCAACAGGCTTTTGATTCCCTCTTCGGCCTGCTGCATGCGTCTTTTCCCTTCAAAGCCGAACGGCTTTGTCACAACACCGACGGTGAGGATGCCAGCTTCTCTGGCGATATCGGCAACGATGGGAGACGCGCCCGTTCCAGTCCCGCCGCCCATGCCGCCGGCGATGAAAACCATGTCGGCGTTTTCAAGCGCCTTGGCAATATTATTGCGGCTTTCCTCGGCGGCTTTCTTGCCGACCTCTGGGTTAGACCCCGCGCCTTGACCGTGCGTCAGCTTCTCGCCAATTTGAATCTTCTGGTCAGCTTTCGAGACGCCAAGGGCAGGCTTGTCCGTATTAATTGCTATAAACTCAACACCCTGTGTACCGGCCTCAACCATTCTGTTGACAACATTGTTGCCAGCGCCGCCAACACCACAGACTTTGATGACGACGACGTTGTCCGGACCACTTTCGAGTGCAAAAGACATATTTCAATCCTCCTGTATTTGAATAATTCTTTCAGCAGGCAATTTGTTTCCATGAAGCATAGGATTGCCAGAATCACCAGTCATTTTCATAAAAAAACAATATTATTCACTATTGTATCTCGATTTTTTGCTCCGGTCAAGAGTTCACATAATATTAATTTCAATATTCAGCCAGTTTTGAGGGTTTTTTTGGGCATACAGGCGTCACGCGGGACTGAATAACGCGGGCCTGCTGGAGAGATCAATCCGCCCCCTGTCGTCAGGCGAGAGCTGCGCGACAATGTCCGAGAGCATGGCAAGCTTATAGTCGGCATCCTCGCCGCTGCCCATCACAACGTTAAAACAGCCGAGATAAGACAGGCTGATATTTGCGATGCTTGTTATATCAAGCGTTTTAACATCATTCGATATACCCGCGTTATTCAGCGCCGAGAGAATATTTGTTAAATACAGGAGCTTTGTCTTGTCACCGTCGGCAACGGCGATTTGACGGCCCGGTATTAACGCCGTCGGCGTTAGGCCGCTGATCTGGATTTTGAGCGAGGCGTTATACGCGTCGGTCTTCTCAAGCACGCGCCCTTTCTGATCAATGAGCCACCAGATCCCCTGATCGCTGATGACAGCAAGCGGCTGGCTCTCCGTCACATGGATCACAATTCTGTCCGGAACGCGCTTTTCAATCGTCACGTCAGTGAGATACGGGAGATTCGTCGTAATCAGAGCCGCGGCTGATGGGGCGTCAATCAATATCAGATTGCTGCCTTTTTGGATACCGGAGGTAGAAATGATCTGCTCGGCTGAATACTTCTTCGCACCATCGACCTCAATGCTGGATACGCGGAAAAAGACGCTTGACCCGATAACGGCAATAAAGACGACGAGTAAGACGGCAATCGGGCCGTAAACGGCAGGCGCTTGCCCGCGATGCTTTTTCTGTTTTTCCTCCGGCATGTGCCTGCCTCCCTTCAAATCTTGTCAATTTAATCTTTCAATATCAGCGCCTAAGGCACGCAGGTTTACGACAAGGTCTGCATATCCCCTATCGATATGACCGACACCAGAAATCTCTGTCGTCCCTTCCGCGCCCAGCGCCGCGACAACGAGTGCCGCGCCGCCGCGCAGGTCGGTCGACGTGATCGGCGCGCCGCGGAGCTTTTTGACGCCGCTGACGATGGCAACGCGCCCTTCCGTTTTGATGTCGGCGCCCATGCGCAAAAGCTCGGCGGCATGGCGATATCTGTTTTCAAAAATATTCTCGACAAAAACCGTTGTCCCCTCCGCCGTGAGGCTTGCCGCCATGAGCGGCGGCTGCGCATCCGTCGGAAATCCGGGATATGGCCTCGTGATAATCGGCTTGACAGCCCGTCGTTTTCGATCGGCACGGATGATAATGAAGTCGCGCCCTGTCGACACGTCGCATCCCATCTCGGAGAGTGTGTCGACAACGGTTGACAGATGCCCGGGGATCACATTTTTAAGTTCAATGATGCCGCCGGCCGAGGCGGCACATGTCAGATATGTGGCGGCAACGATACGGTCCGGGATGACCCAATGCGCGCTGTCACCCTTTTCCCCTTTACCCGAAACCGTTACAACGGACGTCCCGGCACCGTGAACATTATAGCCGAGGCGGCGCATATAATTCTGCAAATCCCATATTTCCGGTTCGCAGGCGGCATTTGTAATAATTGTTGTCCCGTCGCAACTGGCGGCGGCCAGCATCGCGTTTTCCGTCGCGCCGACACTTGGCAGCGCCATGTTGATGCGACAGCCGTGGAGATTTTTTGCTTTGCAGTGGATATTGCCGCCTTCCTCCTCAATCTCCGCGCCCATGGCACGCAGCGCAAACAGGTGCAGGTCAATCGGGCGCGGTCCTAACTCGCAGCCGCCCGGCATTGATAAAACGGCCTCTCCGAGCCGCGCCAGAATGGCACCAAGGAAAATGACAGACGAACGCATTTCGCGCATCAGGTCATGGGGTATCTCGCAGCGACTCAGAACCGTTGAGTCAATGAAAACCGCATCGCCGTCGCGTCTGACTTGACAGCCTAAATGCGTCAGGATACGCGTAGCCGCGTCAACATCGCTTAAACTCGGACAATTATGTATGACTGTTTCGCCGCACGCCAGCAGTGACGCCGCCATGATCGGTAAAACACTGTTTTTCGCCCCGTGTACGGAAACAGAACCATCCAGCCGGTTCCCGCCGTCAATCCGTATAATGCTCATATTTAACCCCCGAAAACAGCATAGAATTTCTCTACGCCGTATCCTATGTCCGGGGGCTGTCTTTCGTTAATCAGGACATGGAAATGATGCGTTCAACAATCTTTTTGGCCGAATCAGGAACGCCGGCTTTCTTCATGGAGACGGCCATTTCTGCAAGCTGCTGCCTATTTGAAACAAGCCTTTTTACCGTTTGATATAACTTTTCGCCGCTGCAATCGCGCTCGTGAAGGACAACGGCGCCGCCCGCCTTTGACAGCTGTGCGGCATTTTTCTCCTGATGGTTGTTCGTCACGTTCGGCGAGGGAACAATAACGGCGGGCTTACCCATCAGTGTCAGCTCGGCAAGTGTTGACGCGCCGCCGCGGCAGACAACAAGGTCGGCCGCCGCCATCACGGTTGGCATATTATCGATATACGTTCGGATATCAATCCAGCGCGGTAGGTCGCCCGTCATTTTCTCTCGTATTTTTCTTTTAACATCCTGTGTGACGGCTGCGCTGCCGCCCGTTGCATGGATGTGATTAAACAAACGGCTTTCGATGTTGTACGATACGAAATCGACGATATCGCCGTTCATTTTCTCGGCCCCAAGCGACCCCCAGAAAGAGACGACGAGCGGCCTGCCGTCGATGCCGAGGCGCAGACGCGCCTCATTTTTTCGCTGGCTCGCGAAATCGCCGCGGACCGGTGTACCGGTAAAAAGAACTCTCTCAGGGTGCGGATACAAATCTGCGACATCCGCGAACGCGACAAGAACCTTGTCCACCTTTGAGGCTAAAAGCCTCGTTGTGAGACCGGGCACGGCGTTTGACTCATGGATCAGTGTTGGTATCCCTTTTTTAGCGGCCGTTTTCAAGACGGGATAACAGACGTAGCCACCTGTTCCAATAGCGACATCCGGCTGAAAGTGTCTGAATATTTCTCTTGTCTGGCCAAAAGCACCGATCAAATTCAACAGCGCCTTGGCGTTAAACAGTAATTTACGCGGCGAAAGGCTTCGTTCGAAACCACTGATCTTGATGTTGTCCAAATCGTACCCGGCCATCGGGATCAGTCTGTTCTCCAGGCGTCTGCCGGAGCCGACGAACAGGATTTCGCAGTCGGGGCAGATTTTTTTCAGTTCATCGGCGATTGCCAGCGCAGGATTAATGTGCCCGGCCGTTCCCCCGCAAGTCAGCAGAACCTTCATTCTTCTCTCCTTCAGATTATAGTAAGCGCCGTGTCAGCCCGCGCGCAGGATGGGTATATCGCGTGAAATAGACAAGATCATACCCATTTCCACAAGCTGCAACCAAAGTGCCGTACCGCCGTAACTGAAAAACGGCAGCGAAATACCGGTGCTCGGCAACAAATTAGTCACGACGGCAACATTTAAAAAGACCTGTATGGCCAAAAGGCTCGTCAAACCCGTTATGACAAGCGACCCAAAGCGATCTTTCGCATGGAGCGCCAACCAGAATCCGCGGACGATCAGGAGTGCAAACAGGAGGAGGATGATTATCGCGCCGATATAACCGAGTTCTTCGCAGATGACTGCAAAAATATAGTCGTTATGCTCCTCCGGGAGATACAAATACTTTTGCCGACCCTGCCCAAGCCCAAGCCCAAACAAACCGCCGGAACCGATGGCATAGAGCGACTGAAGTACTTGATAGCCCGCATCGCCCGGGTCTGCCTCCGGGTGGAGCCAGGCTGTAATACGTTCTGAGGCGTATGAAAACTGCGTTACGGTAATAAGCGCAACGGCTGCTACAACGATCGCCGCCAAAACGAACCACCGCGCCTTTGTCCCGCCGGCGAACATCATAATCGCCGCCAATAAAACGATAATGACGGAGGCCGATAAATGCGGTTCCAAAAAGAGCAACCCTACAACGAGGGCGACGACGCCGGCAAACGGGAGAACACCATATTTCAGCGTTTTCATTTTTTCTTTATACACGCAAATCATCACGGCAAAAAGCAATACTTCCGCCAGCTTTAAAACTTCCGAGGGCTGAAAGGTGGTAAACCCCAAGTCAATCCATCTTTTCGCGCCGTTTTCTTTTGTGCCGATAATCGGTACGGCAGCCAACAGCACAACGGCGATAACAAACAGGACAAAGGCGTACTTTCGGAACGTTGCCACCTTTATTTTTGAAACAAAAATCATAATCGCTACGCCGGTGACGGCAAAAAAGAGCTGTCTGGCAAAATATTTTGTCGGATTGCCGGACGTATAGTAAGCACTGGCAAAGCTGGCCGACAGAACCATGACAACGCCGATTGTCAAAATGACGAGTGTCAGAACAAAAAACGGCAGATCAAAGCTCCCGCGCTTTAAACGTGTTTCACCGCCTTGAGGGTTTGCGAGTCTTTCCCCATCGTCATATTTTTGAGACGGTGCCCGATCCTGTTTTGTTCCACGCGTCGTCATCATCCGACCTCCAAAATCCGGTTAAATCTTATTGCGGCCAGACGCCGTAGCGCGCGGCGACCGATAGGAAAGAAATAATTGCAAAAAAAGCCGACACACTCGTGAACACAAAGAAGAGCTTGTATTCGCTCCAGCCGGTCATTTCAAAATGATGATGCAGCGGTGCCATTTTGAAAACACGCTTACCCTTTGTCAGCTTAAAATAAGCAATTTGAATTAAATCCGACAGTGTTTCAACGAGATAAACAATGCCGAGCGGCACAAGAATGAGCGGCATATCAAGCGCAAACGCCAGCGCGCAGACGGCGCCGCCAAGAAAA belongs to Oscillospiraceae bacterium CM and includes:
- the ftsZ gene encoding cell division protein FtsZ, yielding MSFALESGPDNVVVIKVCGVGGAGNNVVNRMVEAGTQGVEFIAINTDKPALGVSKADQKIQIGEKLTHGQGAGSNPEVGKKAAEESRNNIAKALENADMVFIAGGMGGGTGTGASPIVADIAREAGILTVGVVTKPFGFEGKRRMQQAEEGIKSLLGKVDSLLIIPNDRLKFATDQKLTFANAFAIADDVLQQAVVSISELIKNTGFINLDFADVTSIMKDAGFAHMGVGHAAGKGKAEDAARAAVSSPLMETSIDGARGVLVNITGSLDIGLEDVEAAACLVQEAAHPDANIIFGATFDETMDDEIRVTVIATRFDEKQPERAVAPVSVFDKTAQTPGLFTEASEKKEAVEPKPAPEPVVEEDPFDTIFKIFNSK
- a CDS encoding ribonuclease III; protein product: MTDYLSIQLSDDALHQTSTLGLAQLGDAVYSLMIRSWLCLSGRATAHGLHKASVGFVAAPAQARAVAKIMPELTAAEAAVFKRGRNTRVRTIPRGATQEEYHAATGLEALFGYLYAKGETKRLNDLFARIVENGEGE
- a CDS encoding YihY/virulence factor BrkB family protein, with product MEHFKRVVVEMADIFAKQRVTRSAAAMSYFITISIFPALICIWAVMSTLHMTDERLLWLSKELIPKDVENVITGYLRYVGQNQSALMILIGVFVTFTSSATAFGTLMKIMADIQGRARFSGFWGFLFNFVVSLGFLLVIIVSGLVIVSGEWLLVHLERSIGTSAFLDIWQWLRFALLFGLLLTMIYLVYRVTAPKETKRKHRLPGAALAAVLLVCVSIVFSRMIGLAVNYPVVYGSLASFIILMLWIYICSIIIILGNVFNIVAFRPEPTA
- a CDS encoding UDP-N-acetylglucosamine--N-acetylmuramyl-(pentapeptide) pyrophosphoryl-undecaprenol N-acetylglucosamine transferase, which codes for MKVLLTCGGTAGHINPALAIADELKKICPDCEILFVGSGRRLENRLIPMAGYDLDNIKISGFERSLSPRKLLFNAKALLNLIGAFGQTREIFRHFQPDVAIGTGGYVCYPVLKTAAKKGIPTLIHESNAVPGLTTRLLASKVDKVLVAFADVADLYPHPERVLFTGTPVRGDFASQRKNEARLRLGIDGRPLVVSFWGSLGAEKMNGDIVDFVSYNIESRLFNHIHATGGSAAVTQDVKRKIREKMTGDLPRWIDIRTYIDNMPTVMAAADLVVCRGGASTLAELTLMGKPAVIVPSPNVTNNHQEKNAAQLSKAGGAVVLHERDCSGEKLYQTVKRLVSNRQQLAEMAVSMKKAGVPDSAKKIVERIISMS
- the ftsW gene encoding putative lipid II flippase FtsW, producing the protein MTTRGTKQDRAPSQKYDDGERLANPQGGETRLKRGSFDLPFFVLTLVILTIGVVMVLSASFASAYYTSGNPTKYFARQLFFAVTGVAIMIFVSKIKVATFRKYAFVLFVIAVVLLAAVPIIGTKENGAKRWIDLGFTTFQPSEVLKLAEVLLFAVMICVYKEKMKTLKYGVLPFAGVVALVVGLLFLEPHLSASVIIVLLAAIMMFAGGTKARWFVLAAIVVAAVALITVTQFSYASERITAWLHPEADPGDAGYQVLQSLYAIGSGGLFGLGLGQGRQKYLYLPEEHNDYIFAVICEELGYIGAIIILLLFALLIVRGFWLALHAKDRFGSLVITGLTSLLAIQVFLNVAVVTNLLPSTGISLPFFSYGGTALWLQLVEMGMILSISRDIPILRAG
- a CDS encoding acyltransferase family protein; translated protein: MEQSTERKRVDGRLLYIDLLRIISCFAVIIIHVSASNQYSVSVASTAWKAFNVYDGLARFAVPVFVMISGAMNLNPDKPFTFKELFKRRLLKITIAWAVWELFYAFVDFIWRGAPVGPTALLDFLETAARGHYHLWFLPMLIGLYLTVPILRAVTEKRDKNLVLYAIILFFLFSVLKPALMLLQIPEAVKELIDRIPLGVIGGYAGYFLLGYYLGTYPVSRRATVALAALGLLGAGATVFITALRSEDSGVTYGLMYDFMSLPVFFLSVGVFLLFQKAVPRLRLGDKTVKRITSLAACTLGIYLVHAFVTERVYSFGLTTLSFNAAFSVPLIAVLDFVVSWLIVVALRRIPFAKKYLT
- a CDS encoding NFACT family protein, whose product is MPLDAFCLTALCSELAHAVTGLKIDKVQQPERDQILLTLRGYGAPRRLLISAGAQDARVHLTEYSFENPSAPPMFCMLLRKHLAGAKIVSLTQAPLERVVDLRVDAPDALGEAVEKHLILELIGRHSNIILTTGDGLIIDCLRRVDGVMSPVRPVLPGLYYSLPPTQDKRDPLSMTRDAFFAAFKASPPEKEADVWLVQTFHGLSPLVARELVNRSYGETDKRLGAVTDWDGGKLLFASFAALTAAIAAGHFTPVLVVGRDGRMLEFSYTAISQYGDVATMRQMAGFSELLETFYTRRSQAERLTRRAQTLHKTAATAYERLVRKLALQREELKKTEGRERLRELGDLITANLYAVQKGDESVTVVDFYAPDGRTVNIPLDPRKTPQQNAARYYRDYQKAKNAEKVLTGQIVQGDTELLYLKTVLDELKRAASERELQEIRRELVLTGYIKREKTNKKEKTTALPPMKFKSSSGLDIFVGRNNVQNEALTHALAFKSDVWLHAQKIPGSHVVISTHGAVPDAQTLSEAASLAAWFSQGRGGGKIPVDYTLVKHVKKMPGARPGMVTYTDYQTIIAIQQEDIAERLK
- a CDS encoding FtsQ-type POTRA domain-containing protein; translated protein: MPEEKQKKHRGQAPAVYGPIAVLLVVFIAVIGSSVFFRVSSIEVDGAKKYSAEQIISTSGIQKGSNLILIDAPSAAALITTNLPYLTDVTIEKRVPDRIVIHVTESQPLAVISDQGIWWLIDQKGRVLEKTDAYNASLKIQISGLTPTALIPGRQIAVADGDKTKLLYLTNILSALNNAGISNDVKTLDITSIANISLSYLGCFNVVMGSGEDADYKLAMLSDIVAQLSPDDRGRIDLSSRPALFSPA
- the murA gene encoding UDP-N-acetylglucosamine 1-carboxyvinyltransferase, producing MSIIRIDGGNRLDGSVSVHGAKNSVLPIMAASLLACGETVIHNCPSLSDVDAATRILTHLGCQVRRDGDAVFIDSTVLSRCEIPHDLMREMRSSVIFLGAILARLGEAVLSMPGGCELGPRPIDLHLFALRAMGAEIEEEGGNIHCKAKNLHGCRINMALPSVGATENAMLAAASCDGTTIITNAACEPEIWDLQNYMRRLGYNVHGAGTSVVTVSGKGEKGDSAHWVIPDRIVAATYLTCAASAGGIIELKNVIPGHLSTVVDTLSEMGCDVSTGRDFIIIRADRKRRAVKPIITRPYPGFPTDAQPPLMAASLTAEGTTVFVENIFENRYRHAAELLRMGADIKTEGRVAIVSGVKKLRGAPITSTDLRGGAALVVAALGAEGTTEISGVGHIDRGYADLVVNLRALGADIERLN
- a CDS encoding bifunctional folylpolyglutamate synthase/dihydrofolate synthase: MSYESTLEYIHSVKWQGSKPGLDRTKTLLEALGNPEKTLKFIHIAGTNGKGSTAACLSSVLRKAGYKTGLYTSPYILRFNERMQVNGAHIADSELERLTDVIRPFADAMADPPTEFELITALAMLYFKEQQCDFVVLEVGMGGELDSTNVIDTPEVAVITAIGLDHVAELGATLEEIAKAKAGIIKEGGDVVVYGGDLAVEAVFEQTCRDKNARLIKADFTRLTVRDFGLDAVTFDMKPYTDLRLPLVGTYQPNNAALAITTLECLRSKGYHITDDDIKTGLAAVSWPGRFEVLLKAPVFVLDGAHNPHGLTATAESLARHFGGRKIVFLMGVMADKDVDAMAELLVPLAQAFVTVMPHNPRAMKAERLRDILAPYGKPTTACATIPAGVSAAIRQAGEDGIVCALGSLYFSGDIREAVAAQGKV